GCGGGTGTCCTGCCCGCGCTATGGTGTGCGGATATGGGTCGTAAGGATCGGGAGCAGGCGAGTTGGGTTGAAGACACCCAGGTGCAGAAACTGGAGGAGTGCGTGCTGTGCGGGCGTGAAGCTCCGAGCATGACGGACCATCACTTGGTGCCCAAGTCGCAGGGGCGGCGGCAGGGCGTGAAGCTGGGCGAGATCCCGACCGTGAAGATGTGCGCGGCCTGCCAGGGCTTCCTGAGCAAGACGTTCAGTAACGCGCAGCTAGCCAATGAACTGAATACCGTCGAGGCGATCCGCGAGCGGGAAGAAGTGCAGAAGTTCGTGAAGTGGGTGCAGAAGCAGCCGCTGACGAAGGGTGTGCGCGTTCACTGATCCGGTTAGGTGACTGCCGGGGTGAAGTTCAGGGTTGATGGAGGCTGTTCAGACCCGCGTCAGGCCGGGGGTTTATACGCTGGGGTATGCGTCTGCCTGTGCCCTTGCTGTTTGCCCTGAGCGCCTCGCTGCTGCTGTCGGCCTGCGGAGGGGGCGGTAGTTCCACCCCGAACCCCGCACCACCTGATGCTGGTCCCATCTGTACGCAGGCGGTAGCATCCTCGCCCGTGCAGCTACAGTCCGTTCCGGCGGCAGCGGTGGGCGCGCCGGACTGGAGTGCGCCGCGCGTGCCGGGGCGGGTGCTGCTGCTGGGCGCAGATTCCCTGGCGGTGCAGTCCGTGACGACCCTGTCGGGCGTGGTGACGCAGGCGGTCACGGACGGCGTGCGACTGGCCTTCACGCCCGCCGGTACGGATGACCGTGCGTTCGCCGTGACGTTGCAGCAGGCCGGACTGCGTGCCCAGCCGGACTTCCTGTACGCGCCACTGGCGAACCCGAACGATCCGGGTGTGCCGGGGAACGCGGGCGTCCCGATCAGCGGGGCCGGGACGTTCACGCAGTCGTACCTGACGCGCGTGCGTGCCCCGCAGGCGTGGACGTTCCTGCAGGGCTGCGGCAAGACGCCGGTTGCCGCGAAGACCGCCATCCTGGACTCGAAAGTCGAGGCGGGTCACCCGGACCTGACGGGCCGCGTGGCCGGCAGCGCGTCGTTCCTCAGCCCGGACTCGGGCGGGTCGGATACCAGCACCGGGCACGGAACGGCGTCGGCGGGACTGGTGGGTGCCGCCACGAACAACGGGCGCGGCGTGGCAGGTGTCACCTGGAGCGGCCCGCTGCTGGCCGTGGAAGTGCTGGGCGCGGCGGGCGGTAGCACCAGCGATCTGGCGCGCGGCCTGAACGAATCGGTGCGGCAGGGCGCGAAGGTCATCAACATGAGCCTCGGACTGGCTGGCGATCCTGGAGACGCCGTGCTGGCCCAGGCCCTCACGGACGCCGCGAGGAGCGCCGTGCTGGTCGCCGCTGCCGGGAATACGGCCGGGGACGGCGTGTACTACCCGGCCAGCCACCCGGACGTGATCGCTGTGGGTGCCGTCGCGCAGAACGACGGTCAACTCGCCTGTTACAGCGCCCGCCCCAGCGCCGCCCGGCCCCGCCCCCTGAACATCGTCGCGCCGGGCGGCGCCGGCAACTGCCCCGGAGCCACGAACGCCGCGCAGATGCTGATCCTCGCGCCTGGCGGCGGGTACACCCTGGGCGCAGGAACCAGTTTCGCCGCGCCCCTCGTCAGTGGCGTGGCCGCCCTGATGCGCGCCGCGAACCCCGCCCTGAGTGCCGCCGACACGAAGGCCCGGCTGCTGGCCAGCGTGAACGGCGCGGCCGGGCAACCCCTGCTGGACGCGAACGCCGCCGTGCGAGCCGCCACCCGCTGAACTACACAGAGCCAACGTGAAGGGGGCCGGTGCATTATGCTCACCGGCCCCTTGACACCGAAGGTCGTTACTGGCTGAGCTGCCCGATGATGGCGAACATCGGGAGGAACATCCCGGCCACGATCACCCCGACGATCCCACCCAGGAACACGATCATCAGCGGTTCGATAGCGGCCGTCATGCTGTCCACGGCCTCGTCCACCTCGCGGTCGTAGAAGTCCCCGACCTTCCCGAGCATGTTGTCTAGCGAACCGGTTTCCTCACCGATGGAGATCATGCTGACCACCATGGGCGGGAAGACCTTGCTGGTCGCGAGGCTGGAACTCATCTGCTCGCCGACCATGACGACGTTCTTGGCGTTCTCGATGCTTTCCTCGACGATGGCATTGTTCGCGGTGCCCTTGGTGATCTCCAGGCTCTCGATAATGTTCACGCCGCTGCTGATCAGCAGCCCAAACGTGCGCGCGAATGACGCGATCGCGCTCTTCTGTACGAGATTCCCGAAGACTGGAATCCTGAGTTTGATGTCATCGATGATCATCCGGCCCTTGGGGGTCTTGTAGTACCAGCGGTAGATGTACGTGATGGCCGCAACGATCGCGACGATAATCAGAGTCGAATTCTGTAGGAAGTCGGACACGGCCATCAGTACCCGGGTGATCAGCGGCAGGGGGGCGTTGAGTTGCGAGAGGATGTTCGCGAACTGCGGCACGATGGTGGTGAGCAGGAAGTACGTGATCAGGATCGCGAAGACCAGCACCACGACCGGGTAGGTCAGGGCGCTTTTCAGCTTTCCGCGCAGCGCGAGGTCCTTTTCCTGAAAGGCAGCGATGCGCTCCAGGACCGAATCCAGAGTGCCGCTGGTCTCGCCGGCGCGCACGAGGTTCACGTACAGGCGGTTGAAGATCTTCGGGTACTTGACGATGGTGTCGCTCAGGGGCGTGCCGGACTCGACGTCGGTACGCATGTTCTTCACGACGTTCTGGAAGCCCTTGTGGTCAATCTGCTTCTGCAGGATCGCCAGCGACTGCACCAGTGGCACCCCGGCGTTGATCAGCGTGGCCAGCTGTTTACTGAAGATGGCCACCTGTTTGAGGTTCGGGGGGCGGTTATCCAGGAAGGGGATCTTGATGTCGGCGTTCAGGCCCGATTTGGGGGCCTTGATCTCGACGATCATCAGGTTCTTGGCGCGCAGGGCGTCCCGGACCTGGTTGGCCGTCTCGGCTTCCATCTGGGATTTCAGCACCTTGCCGGAGCGGTCACGCACTCGGTATTCGAAGACGGGCATACCGGATCAGTATAGTCTGATGGTCTTGCGCTGACCTTACAGCTTCGGGTGTGTTCCGGGCAGGCGGGCAGTGGCAGGGAGAACCGATCATGAACGACGAGAAGAACGCACACGGGCACGCCGGGCCGGACTGGCACGAGCAGGTGGAACGGGCGGCCGCGCGACTCCTGGCGGGCGGCGTGGTCGCGTACCCCAGCGAGACGGTCTGGGGACTGGCGGCGCACCCGGATCACCCGGCCGCCATCCGCCGCCTGTACGACCTGAAAGGACGCGACGCGCAGAAGCCCGTGCAGGTGTCCTGCCTGGACCGCGCGGCGGCCCAGCGCCTGATCCTGCCGCAGCCGGCGCTGGCACGGCTGGAGCGGTTCTGGCCCGGTCCGCTGACGGTCGTCACGCCGGCCCGGCCCGACTGCCCGGAGGACCTCGCGCCGGGCGGCCGGGTCGGGATCCGCCTGCCGGACCACCCGGTGGCACTGGCACTGCTGGAGCGGGTGGGTGGCCTCCTGGCGACGACCAGTTGCAACCGCAGCGGCCAGCCGGCCGCGCTGACCTTCGAGCAGGCGCGGGACCTGGGGTTGGGGGATCAGGTTCTGCCGGACGGTGGGTACCCGGCGCTGGGCGTGCCGAGCACCGTGCTGCTGCTGCCCGAAGGGCTGATCCTGCGGGCCGGGGCGGTCAGCGAGGCGCAGGTCCGGGCCGCCCTGACGGAATCCGCGTGACCGGCGCGCCGTCCCTGGGCGCCCT
The DNA window shown above is from Deinococcus sp. LM3 and carries:
- a CDS encoding HNH endonuclease; this encodes MTDHHLVPKSQGRRQGVKLGEIPTVKMCAACQGFLSKTFSNAQLANELNTVEAIREREEVQKFVKWVQKQPLTKGVRVH
- a CDS encoding S8 family serine peptidase translates to MQLQSVPAAAVGAPDWSAPRVPGRVLLLGADSLAVQSVTTLSGVVTQAVTDGVRLAFTPAGTDDRAFAVTLQQAGLRAQPDFLYAPLANPNDPGVPGNAGVPISGAGTFTQSYLTRVRAPQAWTFLQGCGKTPVAAKTAILDSKVEAGHPDLTGRVAGSASFLSPDSGGSDTSTGHGTASAGLVGAATNNGRGVAGVTWSGPLLAVEVLGAAGGSTSDLARGLNESVRQGAKVINMSLGLAGDPGDAVLAQALTDAARSAVLVAAAGNTAGDGVYYPASHPDVIAVGAVAQNDGQLACYSARPSAARPRPLNIVAPGGAGNCPGATNAAQMLILAPGGGYTLGAGTSFAAPLVSGVAALMRAANPALSAADTKARLLASVNGAAGQPLLDANAAVRAATR
- a CDS encoding L-threonylcarbamoyladenylate synthase, producing the protein MNDEKNAHGHAGPDWHEQVERAAARLLAGGVVAYPSETVWGLAAHPDHPAAIRRLYDLKGRDAQKPVQVSCLDRAAAQRLILPQPALARLERFWPGPLTVVTPARPDCPEDLAPGGRVGIRLPDHPVALALLERVGGLLATTSCNRSGQPAALTFEQARDLGLGDQVLPDGGYPALGVPSTVLLLPEGLILRAGAVSEAQVRAALTESA
- a CDS encoding type II secretion system F family protein, whose translation is MPVFEYRVRDRSGKVLKSQMEAETANQVRDALRAKNLMIVEIKAPKSGLNADIKIPFLDNRPPNLKQVAIFSKQLATLINAGVPLVQSLAILQKQIDHKGFQNVVKNMRTDVESGTPLSDTIVKYPKIFNRLYVNLVRAGETSGTLDSVLERIAAFQEKDLALRGKLKSALTYPVVVLVFAILITYFLLTTIVPQFANILSQLNAPLPLITRVLMAVSDFLQNSTLIIVAIVAAITYIYRWYYKTPKGRMIIDDIKLRIPVFGNLVQKSAIASFARTFGLLISSGVNIIESLEITKGTANNAIVEESIENAKNVVMVGEQMSSSLATSKVFPPMVVSMISIGEETGSLDNMLGKVGDFYDREVDEAVDSMTAAIEPLMIVFLGGIVGVIVAGMFLPMFAIIGQLSQ